In Pedobacter sp. SL55, the following proteins share a genomic window:
- a CDS encoding sensor histidine kinase — translation MPKESVKESGYRKNFSLIVTFIGLISVLFILSLFLAFNFSKKKIEGDFVSAKTNVLEESIKPYNDFFLNKLPEISYYNGYLDSTTAAKFVDTILLKYPFVKKVVFFDAEVRNARYEENGLNVGNFSVGMKSVYQFGTYIPEDSVKIFGTNSIASNTTLENFNELALKLYTFVHKLDTSRVPSQEDLFSNFSNIRPNRIDYFNIPRFEDLKVYKQMINTKLPSEPVYQQDMLSFELDPLKIKIKNNRPLLYQSVRIEPVTYDPLETSSEYVTGEITLGGPFSAYKLYFISAKSFIKKEIFSYFFPIAALILLFYGLLLLVAFLIYRNLNINHKMFKLQYDFITNLTHEFKTPVLSVIKIAGNNIKSAASISEREQKLYGKILDEEADKLNGLMNKLLAFTQIENKAVKLNEDRVNITEFIESTIDVHQLKHPDFKLSYEVTDFTHFTTDPVLLGSLFDNLLENAYKYSQPDKKQMHITARLIKDKIVLRFKDAGIGIPASEINNIFKKFYRIQNQYNQAGSVGLGLAFCKELVNFMKGEISVRSVVNKGTEFKIVLPFNQ, via the coding sequence ATGCCTAAGGAATCTGTAAAAGAAAGTGGTTATCGCAAGAATTTTTCATTGATTGTTACTTTCATTGGCCTAATTTCGGTACTATTTATTCTCTCTCTCTTTTTGGCGTTTAATTTTAGCAAGAAGAAAATAGAAGGAGATTTTGTTTCGGCAAAAACCAACGTTTTAGAAGAAAGTATAAAGCCGTACAACGATTTTTTTCTTAATAAACTGCCCGAAATTTCTTATTATAATGGTTACTTAGATTCTACTACCGCCGCAAAATTTGTAGATACCATTTTGCTGAAATATCCTTTTGTTAAAAAGGTTGTTTTTTTTGATGCAGAGGTGCGCAATGCCCGCTACGAAGAAAATGGATTGAACGTTGGCAACTTTTCTGTAGGTATGAAAAGTGTTTATCAGTTTGGTACTTATATTCCCGAAGATTCGGTAAAAATTTTTGGCACAAACTCAATTGCAAGTAACACCACGTTAGAAAATTTTAACGAACTAGCACTAAAGCTCTACACTTTTGTACATAAATTGGATACAAGTAGAGTTCCTAGTCAGGAAGATTTGTTTAGTAACTTTTCTAACATTAGACCAAACAGAATTGATTATTTCAACATACCTAGGTTTGAAGATTTAAAGGTGTACAAGCAGATGATTAACACCAAATTGCCATCAGAACCAGTGTACCAACAGGATATGCTTTCTTTTGAGCTTGATCCGTTGAAAATTAAAATTAAGAACAACCGGCCATTACTTTACCAATCTGTACGCATAGAGCCTGTAACTTACGATCCTTTAGAAACTTCTTCGGAATATGTAACTGGAGAAATTACTTTAGGTGGCCCTTTTTCGGCTTACAAACTGTATTTCATTTCCGCAAAGTCTTTCATCAAAAAAGAGATTTTTAGCTACTTTTTTCCAATAGCGGCACTCATTTTATTGTTTTATGGCTTACTACTTTTAGTGGCATTTTTAATTTATAGAAACCTAAACATTAACCATAAGATGTTTAAGCTGCAATATGATTTTATTACCAATTTAACCCACGAGTTTAAAACACCGGTATTAAGCGTAATCAAAATAGCAGGCAACAACATTAAAAGTGCGGCAAGTATTTCAGAAAGGGAGCAAAAATTGTACGGCAAAATATTAGATGAAGAGGCCGATAAGCTGAACGGATTGATGAATAAACTACTGGCCTTTACGCAAATTGAGAACAAAGCCGTTAAGCTAAATGAAGATAGGGTAAACATTACCGAATTTATAGAAAGCACCATCGATGTGCACCAGCTAAAACACCCAGATTTTAAGTTAAGCTACGAAGTAACCGACTTTACTCATTTTACTACAGATCCGGTTTTATTAGGCAGTTTATTTGATAATTTGTTAGAGAACGCCTACAAATATTCGCAGCCAGATAAAAAACAAATGCACATTACGGCACGTTTAATTAAGGATAAAATTGTGCTCCGTTTTAAAGATGCGGGTATTGGTATTCCGGCATCAGAAATAAACAATATCTTTAAGAAGTTTTACCGCATACAAAACCAATATAACCAAGCGGGCAGCGTGGGCTTAGGTTTGGCTTTTTGCAAAGAACTTGTTAATTTTATGAAAGGCGAAATCAGTGTTCGGAGCGTTGTAAATAAAGGAACAGAATTTAAGATTGTTTTACCATTTAACCAATGA
- a CDS encoding prolyl oligopeptidase family serine peptidase yields the protein MMVAVKKYGWLLVVVALFACSREKKVREIPVNDFFKTQDRALYRLSPNGKYLSYLTLKDKKQHLVVQDLEKGATTEVSKLEERNINFYCWVSNDELIYYKEKDGTRFQTDLYIVNKNGTEERLLNADEKSKVRLLEDQLIDDKFLLVTSNKRDSTVFDVYRLNVRNGQMVIAAKNPGNFTNWLTDSKGKLRMAISSDGVNESFWYRENETKAFQKIITNNFKTTLWPVAFSESKPNIVYAISNVNRDKNALIEIDCTNGKEKNVLFANDTLNVVEAQYSKRRAKMDFVVYETWKKEKHYLNEEAKQLFQNLEKLIPDAESRIIHSDKKEQHFIVRTFTDRSPGAYYLYYAENNFLKKLSDINPSIKEEEMCEMKPISYLTADGFKINGYLTLPLGLEPEQLPVVVIPHNGPGQRNSWGFNSDVQFLANRGYAVLQVNYRGSTGYGKEFYAAGFKEWGQKIQQDVDAGVQWLIDQKIADPQRVAIYGYGFGGLVAINSAVANPKMYKCAGSSAGVLNLFSYLKTIPPFLTANLQMFYEMVGNPDKDAEYMRQASPVFHADKVKIPIFITQNSKDPRINGNDAVQFVKELKKLNSPVTYLEKEDNKSVLNREEARKKSYAALELFLKDNLRKR from the coding sequence ATGATGGTTGCTGTGAAAAAATATGGATGGTTATTGGTGGTGGTGGCGCTTTTCGCCTGCAGTCGGGAGAAAAAAGTAAGGGAAATTCCTGTTAATGATTTCTTTAAAACGCAGGATAGGGCTTTGTATCGGCTATCGCCTAATGGCAAATACCTGTCTTACCTTACACTTAAAGATAAAAAACAACATTTAGTAGTACAAGATTTAGAAAAAGGAGCAACAACCGAAGTTTCTAAATTGGAAGAGCGCAATATTAATTTTTATTGCTGGGTTAGTAATGATGAGCTGATTTATTACAAGGAAAAAGACGGGACTAGGTTCCAGACCGACTTGTACATTGTAAATAAAAATGGCACCGAAGAACGGCTTTTAAATGCTGATGAAAAGAGTAAAGTGCGCCTCTTGGAAGATCAGTTAATTGACGATAAATTTTTGCTGGTAACCAGTAACAAAAGAGATTCTACCGTTTTTGATGTTTATCGTTTAAACGTGAGAAACGGGCAAATGGTTATTGCGGCGAAAAACCCGGGTAACTTTACCAATTGGCTTACCGATAGCAAGGGAAAGTTACGGATGGCCATTTCTAGCGACGGTGTAAATGAATCGTTTTGGTATAGAGAAAACGAAACTAAGGCGTTTCAAAAAATCATTACTAACAACTTTAAAACGACATTATGGCCGGTAGCTTTTTCTGAAAGTAAACCAAATATTGTTTATGCTATTTCTAACGTAAACCGTGATAAAAATGCGCTGATAGAGATTGATTGTACCAATGGCAAAGAGAAAAACGTGTTGTTTGCCAATGATACTTTGAACGTAGTTGAAGCACAATACTCTAAGCGCCGAGCTAAGATGGATTTTGTGGTGTACGAAACTTGGAAGAAAGAGAAACACTATCTTAACGAAGAAGCAAAGCAGCTATTCCAAAATCTGGAAAAGCTAATCCCCGATGCGGAGTCTAGGATTATTCATAGCGATAAAAAGGAGCAACATTTTATCGTGAGAACCTTTACAGATCGTAGCCCAGGAGCATATTATCTGTATTACGCCGAAAATAATTTCCTTAAAAAGTTAAGCGACATTAATCCTTCTATTAAGGAAGAAGAAATGTGCGAAATGAAACCAATCAGCTATCTTACCGCCGATGGCTTTAAAATAAACGGTTATTTAACGTTGCCTTTAGGGCTAGAGCCAGAGCAACTGCCTGTTGTAGTTATACCACACAATGGGCCAGGGCAGCGAAACAGTTGGGGCTTTAACTCTGATGTACAGTTTTTGGCCAACAGAGGATATGCGGTTTTGCAGGTAAATTACAGAGGTTCTACTGGTTATGGTAAAGAATTTTATGCCGCTGGTTTTAAAGAATGGGGGCAAAAAATACAACAAGATGTTGATGCTGGTGTACAATGGTTAATTGATCAGAAAATTGCAGATCCGCAGCGTGTAGCCATTTACGGCTATGGTTTTGGTGGCTTGGTTGCTATCAATAGTGCGGTTGCCAATCCTAAAATGTACAAATGTGCGGGCTCTAGTGCAGGGGTGCTTAATCTTTTCAGTTACCTTAAAACCATACCGCCATTTTTAACGGCTAACCTGCAAATGTTTTATGAGATGGTGGGTAACCCAGATAAAGATGCGGAGTACATGAGGCAAGCTTCGCCAGTTTTTCATGCAGATAAAGTTAAAATTCCAATATTCATTACTCAAAACTCTAAAGACCCAAGAATTAATGGTAATGATGCCGTACAGTTTGTAAAGGAACTTAAAAAACTGAACTCGCCAGTAACTTACCTCGAAAAAGAGGATAACAAATCGGTATTAAACAGGGAAGAAGCTAGAAAAAAATCTTACGCAGCACTGGAACTTTTTTTAAAAGATAACCTTAGAAAGCGATAA
- a CDS encoding DUF420 domain-containing protein has translation MNHVEKTVEQKYNKWIVILSVAIPLVVALLFGVNLRKLGYDVKPLSFLPPIYATINGLTAVVLVVAVWAIKNGKRKLHENLMKFAILLSVLFLGMYVAYHMTSDSTKFGGEGAIKYVYYFILITHICLSVIIIPFVLVTYVRALAERFDKHRKIAKITFPIWLYVAVTGVIVYVMISPYYLH, from the coding sequence ATGAACCACGTAGAAAAAACAGTTGAACAAAAATATAACAAGTGGATTGTAATTCTTTCGGTTGCTATTCCGTTGGTAGTGGCTTTGTTGTTTGGGGTTAACTTAAGGAAACTGGGTTATGACGTAAAGCCCTTGAGCTTCTTGCCGCCAATTTATGCCACTATAAATGGCCTCACTGCAGTTGTACTGGTTGTAGCGGTTTGGGCTATCAAAAATGGCAAACGTAAGCTGCACGAAAATTTAATGAAGTTTGCTATTCTACTATCTGTTTTGTTTTTGGGAATGTACGTAGCCTATCACATGACGTCTGATTCTACCAAGTTTGGTGGCGAAGGAGCCATCAAATATGTTTATTACTTCATTTTAATCACGCATATCTGTCTATCGGTAATCATCATTCCTTTTGTTTTAGTTACGTATGTGCGAGCCTTAGCTGAGCGTTTTGATAAGCATCGCAAAATTGCCAAAATTACTTTTCCAATTTGGTTGTATGTGGCAGTAACAGGGGTTATTGTTTATGTAATGATTTCGCCATATTATTTACATTAG
- a CDS encoding SUKH-4 family immunity protein — MTATEFKSKWIAVGNDILSPFPLEKLEGLNFQKSTIDFFNVSGLPNSSAPFLSFAKDTNDPEDGVILLTKLYDFLEDDYNRFISIGSDGSGNPIALDILDNDKVVWLDHEDYFKSYYMNSSISTLAQTLLVYRIFISKLLAENGENAVIDCDFTDEQYENLKQKIIEIDSKALIEENGFWKQEMEMLLTNREYYSTNK, encoded by the coding sequence ATGACAGCAACAGAATTTAAAAGTAAGTGGATAGCCGTAGGTAATGACATTCTCAGCCCATTCCCATTAGAAAAGCTAGAAGGATTAAATTTCCAAAAGTCAACTATCGATTTTTTTAACGTTTCAGGTCTTCCGAATAGTTCAGCACCTTTTCTATCATTTGCAAAAGATACGAACGACCCAGAAGATGGAGTTATTTTACTTACAAAACTTTACGACTTTCTCGAGGATGACTATAATAGATTTATTTCGATAGGTTCTGACGGAAGCGGAAATCCTATTGCCTTGGACATATTGGACAATGACAAAGTTGTTTGGCTAGACCATGAGGACTATTTTAAATCTTATTATATGAATAGTTCAATTTCAACTCTTGCTCAGACTTTACTTGTCTATCGAATATTCATATCTAAGCTACTTGCAGAGAATGGCGAAAATGCCGTCATTGACTGTGATTTTACCGACGAACAATATGAGAACCTAAAACAGAAAATCATTGAGATAGATAGCAAAGCTCTCATAGAAGAAAATGGATTTTGGAAACAAGAAATGGAAATGTTATTGACAAATCGAGAATATTATTCAACTAACAAATAA
- a CDS encoding response regulator transcription factor: protein MSKDIKILIVEDDENLRFLTAMRLKTEGYQVIEEGDGASAVQTIAAEKPDIVLLDWMLPGKEGSEVCEEVRKNGFEGLIIMMTAKAQDVDKIDAYQFGASDYVTKPFNMDVLVAMLESKVKFLVNAERSEIHRFGNMEHHPNIHTLFRDGKKIELTILENRILLYFLRNPNQVISREDLMLEVWGYNSDVNTRTLDMHIVRLRKKIEVNPDNPQLLQTVRGVGYKFNVGS from the coding sequence ATGTCAAAAGATATTAAAATATTAATTGTAGAAGATGATGAAAACCTGCGTTTTTTAACTGCAATGCGCTTAAAAACGGAAGGCTACCAGGTTATAGAAGAGGGAGATGGTGCCAGTGCGGTGCAAACAATAGCTGCAGAAAAACCAGATATTGTATTGCTAGATTGGATGCTGCCCGGTAAAGAAGGTTCTGAGGTTTGTGAAGAAGTGCGTAAAAATGGTTTCGAAGGTTTGATCATTATGATGACTGCCAAAGCACAAGACGTAGATAAAATTGATGCCTATCAGTTTGGGGCTTCTGATTATGTAACCAAACCATTTAATATGGATGTTTTGGTAGCAATGTTAGAAAGCAAGGTAAAATTTTTGGTAAATGCAGAACGTTCAGAAATCCATCGTTTTGGAAATATGGAGCACCATCCAAATATCCATACTTTGTTTCGTGATGGTAAGAAGATTGAGTTGACCATTCTTGAAAACAGGATATTACTTTATTTCTTGCGCAACCCTAACCAAGTAATTAGTAGAGAAGATTTAATGTTGGAAGTTTGGGGTTACAACTCTGATGTAAATACCAGAACTTTGGATATGCATATTGTACGTTTACGTAAGAAAATAGAGGTAAATCCAGATAACCCGCAGTTATTGCAAACGGTTAGAGGAGTGGGTTATAAGTTTAATGTGGGGAGTTAA
- a CDS encoding OmpA family protein: MKKLNLLFALFLVTATLSSCVVLSTKKYKSLLAKQDSLNTGWNDAQLNNESLEQRIKRLQADTATLNGKLAALNDRYLELDANYSKLRTNSSSEINKLTGDLAKREQRLKEVEEVLRKRDQATDQLRAKLQQALLGFTKSGLTVEVKNGKVYVSLTDKLLFPSGSIIIDENGKKALTQLAEVLKQQPEINIAVEGHTDSQRINNLGQIKDNWDLSVLRATSVVRFLTDEQKVESVRMTATGKGQFQPLAENTTAEGRSKNRRIEIVLSPKLDELYDLIKQ; this comes from the coding sequence ATGAAAAAACTAAATCTTCTATTCGCTCTATTTTTGGTAACCGCAACGCTAAGTTCTTGTGTGGTGCTTTCTACAAAAAAGTACAAGTCGTTATTGGCAAAACAAGACTCGCTAAATACCGGCTGGAACGATGCGCAGCTAAATAATGAAAGTTTAGAACAACGTATAAAGCGTTTACAGGCAGATACGGCAACCCTAAATGGTAAACTAGCAGCGCTTAACGATCGTTACCTAGAGTTGGATGCAAATTATAGTAAACTTAGAACCAACAGCTCATCGGAGATTAATAAATTAACTGGCGACTTGGCTAAGCGTGAGCAACGATTAAAAGAGGTAGAAGAAGTGTTGCGCAAGAGAGACCAAGCAACCGACCAGCTAAGAGCCAAGCTACAACAAGCTTTATTGGGCTTTACCAAAAGTGGTTTAACGGTAGAAGTTAAAAACGGCAAGGTTTACGTATCGCTAACGGATAAGCTTTTGTTTCCTTCGGGCAGCATTATAATTGATGAGAACGGTAAGAAGGCACTAACCCAATTGGCAGAGGTTTTAAAGCAGCAGCCAGAAATTAATATTGCGGTAGAAGGCCATACAGACTCGCAACGTATAAACAATCTAGGACAAATTAAAGATAACTGGGATTTGAGTGTACTGCGTGCAACTTCGGTAGTCCGTTTCTTAACCGACGAACAAAAAGTAGAAAGTGTAAGGATGACCGCTACTGGAAAAGGTCAGTTTCAGCCTTTGGCAGAAAATACAACCGCAGAGGGTAGAAGTAAAAACCGCAGAATAGAAATTGTGCTTTCTCCAAAATTGGATGAGTTGTACGATTTGATTAAACAGTAA
- a CDS encoding tetratricopeptide repeat protein, with protein sequence MWAQDNVEEALAYQYYQQADYEKAASLLEKLFNRTRNDSYFDLYYTSLLKIKKYNEAESLVKRLIKQAPDKLNYQIALGRVYQENGKTADANKIYYTAIQNVAKNEFQVRDLANSFYRFEAYDMAVNTFLQGRKILNDDQLFAFELLSIYRFKKDKAALINEYLNALPANPQLLPQAQSVLANLFESNSDYQVLQSALLKKIQKDPQNEIYTELLIWQFIQQEAYEMALRQLIAQDKRTKNSANLLFNTANTFVANKAFATAIKAYEYLLTKGPENELYLPSKIQLINAKYELALLGKTEPAAIKALADEFSQIITQYGINSQTIFALKKLSYLQAYYLNDLPAAEKTLEQALKVPGLPGLEIGQLKIDLGDIYVLNKQPWEAVLVYEQVAKQYDNLPVASDARFRSARLSFYQGNFKFAKSQADVLKASTSQLMANDAINLSLLISDNLQNKNDSLALMMYADAEMLQFINNNSAALKKLDSIDIAYKNNSLADDILMAKARIFIKEKDFSKAENNLKQLIDNHTNSIWIDDAIFTLAELYENNLNNLEEAKKLYQRLITDFPGSMLNTEARKRYRNIRGDNLGT encoded by the coding sequence ATGTGGGCACAAGATAATGTGGAAGAAGCGTTAGCCTACCAATATTACCAACAGGCCGATTACGAAAAGGCCGCTTCTTTATTAGAAAAACTATTTAACCGAACCAGAAACGATAGCTACTTTGACCTTTATTACACTTCCTTATTAAAAATAAAAAAGTACAATGAAGCAGAAAGTTTGGTAAAACGCTTAATTAAGCAAGCTCCCGATAAGCTAAATTATCAAATTGCTTTGGGCAGGGTTTACCAAGAAAACGGCAAAACGGCCGATGCCAATAAAATTTACTATACCGCTATACAAAATGTAGCAAAAAACGAATTTCAGGTTAGAGATTTAGCCAATTCGTTTTACCGTTTCGAAGCTTATGATATGGCCGTAAATACATTTTTACAAGGCCGAAAAATATTAAACGACGACCAGTTGTTTGCTTTCGAATTGTTAAGTATCTATCGTTTTAAGAAAGACAAAGCGGCCTTAATTAACGAATACTTAAATGCCCTGCCTGCCAACCCACAACTTTTACCACAAGCACAAAGTGTGTTGGCCAACCTTTTCGAGAGCAATAGCGATTACCAGGTTTTACAATCGGCTTTGCTCAAAAAAATACAAAAAGACCCACAAAACGAAATTTATACCGAGCTGCTGATTTGGCAATTTATACAACAAGAAGCCTACGAAATGGCACTTAGGCAGCTTATAGCTCAAGATAAACGTACTAAAAACTCTGCCAATTTATTGTTTAACACGGCCAATACTTTTGTAGCTAACAAAGCATTTGCAACAGCAATTAAAGCTTATGAATATCTGTTAACAAAAGGCCCAGAAAATGAATTGTATCTTCCCTCAAAAATTCAGTTAATTAATGCCAAATATGAACTGGCCTTGCTGGGTAAAACAGAACCAGCAGCAATTAAGGCGCTGGCCGATGAGTTTTCGCAGATCATTACGCAATATGGCATTAACAGCCAAACCATTTTTGCGCTCAAAAAACTATCATATCTACAAGCTTACTACCTTAATGATTTGCCAGCGGCCGAAAAAACTTTAGAACAGGCATTAAAAGTACCAGGCCTGCCAGGTTTAGAGATTGGACAACTAAAGATAGATTTAGGCGACATTTACGTATTGAACAAACAGCCTTGGGAAGCAGTATTGGTTTATGAACAGGTAGCGAAACAATACGATAATTTACCTGTTGCCAGCGATGCCCGTTTCCGTTCGGCAAGGTTATCTTTTTATCAAGGTAACTTTAAGTTTGCCAAATCGCAGGCTGATGTATTGAAAGCTTCTACTTCTCAACTCATGGCTAACGATGCCATAAACCTGAGCTTATTGATTTCTGACAACCTACAGAACAAAAACGACAGCTTAGCTTTGATGATGTATGCAGATGCAGAAATGCTACAGTTTATCAACAATAATTCTGCTGCATTAAAAAAACTCGACAGCATAGACATAGCCTATAAAAACAATAGCTTAGCTGATGATATTTTAATGGCTAAAGCAAGAATTTTTATCAAGGAAAAGGATTTTAGCAAAGCAGAAAATAACTTAAAGCAACTAATTGATAACCATACCAACAGTATTTGGATAGACGATGCCATTTTTACCCTTGCTGAGCTTTATGAAAACAACCTCAACAATTTAGAAGAAGCTAAGAAATTATACCAACGCTTAATTACTGATTTTCCGGGAAGCATGCTGAATACAGAAGCTAGAAAAAGATACCGAAATATACGTGGCGATAATTTAGGCACATAA
- a CDS encoding DUF2461 domain-containing protein: protein MLKKTTFDFLRELAENNNREWFALNKFRYEEAKLDLFAFISPLIKELAAIDPEFSADTEPKKCLLRIYRDVRFSLNKDPYKKNYGIAFDVKGYGPSTPAYYLHLEPRNCFFGVGFWMPESKIVKSIREEIDYNGDEFLEIINDKDYQKIFSLSKEDSLKKAPKGYEIDHPMIEYLRLKSFISIYPLKEDDFYKNNIVDKLITAFKTIQPFVLFLRKAVSQ from the coding sequence ATGCTGAAAAAAACAACTTTCGATTTTCTTCGAGAATTAGCGGAAAATAATAACCGCGAATGGTTTGCCCTAAACAAATTCCGTTATGAAGAAGCCAAGCTGGATTTATTTGCTTTTATTTCTCCATTAATCAAAGAATTAGCAGCTATAGATCCGGAGTTTTCTGCAGATACCGAACCTAAAAAGTGTTTGCTCAGAATTTATAGAGATGTGAGGTTTAGCTTAAACAAAGATCCTTATAAGAAAAACTACGGAATTGCTTTCGACGTAAAAGGTTATGGGCCAAGTACACCAGCTTATTATTTACATTTAGAACCTAGAAACTGCTTTTTTGGTGTAGGTTTTTGGATGCCCGAAAGCAAAATAGTTAAAAGTATAAGAGAAGAAATTGACTACAATGGCGATGAGTTTTTAGAAATCATCAATGACAAAGACTACCAAAAAATATTTTCTTTAAGTAAAGAGGACTCTCTAAAAAAAGCTCCAAAAGGCTATGAAATAGATCATCCTATGATTGAATACCTTAGACTTAAGAGTTTTATTTCTATTTATCCATTAAAGGAAGATGATTTTTATAAAAATAATATCGTTGATAAGTTAATAACTGCTTTCAAAACTATTCAGCCTTTCGTTTTATTTTTGCGCAAAGCAGTATCTCAATAA
- the rfbC gene encoding dTDP-4-dehydrorhamnose 3,5-epimerase produces MNIIETPIKDLFVLEPKVWKDNRGYFYESYSQKVFEDAGVKVNFVQDNQSFSQKGALRGLHAQASPFAQGKLVRVIQGSVVDVAVDIRKNSATYGQHFAIELSGENHKQLWVPPGFLHGFLTLEDDTIFTYKVTNYYDKASEIGVMWNDPTLNIDWAAYLDPSEFLFSDKDLALSNFDSFTSPF; encoded by the coding sequence ATGAATATTATTGAAACTCCGATTAAAGATCTATTTGTACTTGAGCCAAAAGTTTGGAAAGACAATAGAGGATATTTTTACGAAAGCTATAGCCAAAAAGTTTTTGAAGATGCGGGCGTAAAAGTAAATTTTGTACAAGACAATCAATCGTTCTCCCAAAAAGGGGCTTTAAGAGGCTTACATGCACAAGCTAGTCCTTTTGCACAAGGAAAACTGGTTAGGGTAATACAAGGTAGCGTGGTAGATGTAGCTGTAGATATTAGAAAAAACTCTGCTACTTACGGACAACATTTTGCAATAGAATTAAGTGGTGAAAACCACAAACAACTTTGGGTACCACCGGGCTTTTTACACGGATTTTTAACTTTAGAAGACGATACCATCTTTACCTATAAAGTAACCAATTATTACGATAAAGCTTCGGAAATTGGTGTGATGTGGAACGATCCAACTTTGAATATTGATTGGGCCGCATACCTAGATCCTAGCGAGTTTTTATTCTCTGATAAAGATTTAGCGCTAAGCAACTTCGATTCTTTTACATCGCCGTTTTAG
- a CDS encoding SCO family protein, with translation MNASSSKKKISTILILAAILVMPGFLYYLLQDQGKNRYRPLAIFGPKQVASTFHSVRGKQIPDTIYHSVSNFSLTNQNGDTVTLDSWRGKIMVLNLLYSHVQTDGSRAIFTEFKKFNKTYQNNNLVHFASISVDPSDNKEQLAETARLLQAKPNKWDLLSGDTTAVYAMVRKDLLLDVIEVKTPVEKVIYSHKIVLLDSHHRIRGFYDANNHEALSKLDDEIKVLIAEELRNMKDGR, from the coding sequence ATGAACGCAAGTTCTAGCAAAAAGAAGATTTCAACCATATTAATCCTGGCAGCCATATTAGTGATGCCAGGATTTTTATATTATTTACTTCAGGATCAGGGAAAAAATAGGTACAGACCCTTGGCTATTTTTGGTCCTAAACAAGTTGCTTCTACCTTCCATTCGGTAAGGGGTAAGCAAATACCAGATACAATTTATCATTCCGTAAGTAATTTCTCTTTAACTAATCAAAATGGGGACACCGTTACCTTAGATAGTTGGAGAGGAAAGATCATGGTCTTGAACCTATTGTATAGTCATGTTCAAACGGATGGTTCAAGAGCTATTTTTACCGAATTTAAAAAGTTCAACAAAACGTATCAAAATAATAACTTGGTTCATTTTGCAAGCATTAGCGTAGACCCGTCTGATAACAAGGAGCAACTGGCAGAAACAGCAAGGTTGTTACAAGCAAAACCCAATAAATGGGATTTATTGAGCGGAGATACTACCGCTGTTTATGCCATGGTTAGGAAAGATTTGTTGCTAGATGTGATTGAAGTTAAAACACCTGTTGAGAAAGTGATATATAGCCATAAAATCGTATTGCTAGATAGTCATCATAGGATTAGAGGTTTTTACGATGCTAATAATCACGAAGCGCTTTCTAAATTAGACGATGAAATTAAAGTGCTAATTGCCGAAGAGTTGAGAAATATGAAAGACGGCAGGTAG
- a CDS encoding cytochrome C oxidase subunit IV family protein: MAHHDHTLDTHDAHAHGEGMGVKQIWQVFGILLAITAVEFLVALGFVHHWHIVAKGPALYAFYVVLTLIKAYYIVAFFMHLKFEKKSFIICCSIVFIFIIYFIVLMLIEGGYLLNHLQEHPVYKNSGTSHH, encoded by the coding sequence ATGGCACATCACGATCATACATTAGATACTCACGACGCTCATGCACATGGCGAAGGAATGGGAGTAAAGCAAATTTGGCAAGTATTTGGTATCCTTTTAGCAATTACAGCGGTAGAGTTTTTAGTAGCTCTAGGGTTTGTACACCACTGGCATATTGTTGCAAAGGGCCCAGCTTTGTACGCTTTTTATGTTGTACTTACCTTAATTAAGGCATACTACATTGTTGCTTTCTTTATGCATTTAAAGTTCGAAAAGAAAAGCTTTATTATTTGCTGCTCAATTGTATTCATCTTTATCATTTATTTTATTGTATTGATGCTAATTGAGGGAGGTTACCTATTGAATCATTTACAGGAACACCCAGTTTATAAAAATAGCGGTACTTCTCATCATTAA
- a CDS encoding DUF4286 family protein, producing MLLYNVTLIIEESAVEEWLKWMQETHIPAVLATEKFVSNRLLRVLDSPNEGVTYCAQYVAESFADYEDYQLNFAPALQAELQQKFENRFVAFRTLMEFVN from the coding sequence ATGTTATTATACAATGTTACGCTAATTATAGAGGAAAGCGCTGTTGAAGAATGGCTAAAATGGATGCAGGAAACACATATTCCTGCCGTACTGGCTACCGAAAAATTTGTTTCTAACCGTTTGCTTAGGGTTTTAGATTCGCCAAATGAAGGTGTTACCTATTGTGCGCAATACGTGGCAGAGAGTTTTGCAGATTACGAAGACTATCAGCTAAACTTTGCACCAGCTTTACAAGCCGAATTGCAACAGAAATTCGAAAATAGATTTGTAGCTTTTAGAACATTAATGGAATTTGTAAACTGA